One window of Pirellulales bacterium genomic DNA carries:
- a CDS encoding putative toxin-antitoxin system toxin component, PIN family has protein sequence MRVVLDTNVLVRATKNATGPARELLGLLQAEEHVIVILREILVELVRVLDYPRLVAQHRLTPEERQEFATSLDAAAEHVTLPSGTPAAVSSDPDDNFVVQTGVAGHVDVICTRDRHLLHLNVQAYCAGFGIRVLRDTDLLDELRQSAADDDAAGA, from the coding sequence ATGAGGGTTGTTCTCGACACGAATGTACTTGTCCGCGCCACGAAGAACGCGACCGGTCCGGCCCGCGAACTCCTCGGCTTGCTTCAAGCCGAGGAGCACGTAATCGTCATCTTGCGCGAGATTCTCGTCGAACTCGTGCGCGTGCTCGACTACCCGCGTCTGGTTGCACAGCACCGGCTGACGCCCGAAGAACGCCAAGAATTCGCGACCAGTCTCGATGCCGCCGCCGAGCACGTTACGCTTCCGTCCGGCACGCCTGCGGCCGTCTCCTCGGATCCAGACGACAACTTCGTGGTGCAAACCGGCGTGGCCGGACACGTCGACGTCATCTGCACGCGCGATCGCCACTTGCTGCACCTAAACGTGCAAGCCTATTGCGCGGGGTTTGGCATCCGCGTGCTGCGCGACACCGATTTACTCGACGAATTGCGTCAATCCGCGGCGGACGATGATGCGGCCGGCGCATGA
- a CDS encoding DNA methyltransferase: MKLLTRPGDLVLDLFAGSNMAGEAAESLGRRWLLYPLCPVPCALSWLRLPLHGRLAGWRGRRKRGPLDSCAGRIIVRRGLTQFVE, from the coding sequence ATCAAGCTGCTCACGCGGCCGGGCGACCTGGTGCTCGACCTATTTGCCGGCTCGAACATGGCGGGCGAAGCGGCCGAATCGCTCGGCCGCCGCTGGCTGCTCTATCCCCTGTGCCCTGTTCCCTGTGCCCTATCCTGGCTCCGCCTTCCGCTTCATGGCCGACTGGCCGGATGGCGAGGTCGCCGCAAGCGCGGGCCGCTCGACTCATGCGCCGGCCGCATCATCGTCCGCCGCGGATTGACGCAATTCGTCGAGTAA
- a CDS encoding PIN domain-containing protein, whose product MVRLILPDSGPLGLLTAPPRKAASQPCAQWLAQIVAAGCRVVVPEIIDYELRRELLRAGKLASVRRLDALERATEYLPITTAAMRRAAEVWAQTRQQGQPTAGDDTIDADMILVGQAETMGVPFTIATTNVGHLSRFVAADLWQNIVP is encoded by the coding sequence GTGGTTCGGCTGATTCTACCTGATTCCGGGCCGCTGGGACTGCTCACCGCGCCGCCGCGAAAGGCGGCGTCTCAGCCCTGCGCTCAATGGTTGGCGCAGATCGTCGCGGCAGGTTGCCGCGTCGTCGTTCCGGAAATCATCGACTATGAGCTGCGGCGCGAATTGCTGCGGGCCGGCAAGCTGGCCAGCGTTCGCCGCCTGGACGCTCTTGAGCGAGCAACAGAGTATCTGCCGATCACCACCGCGGCGATGCGCCGAGCGGCCGAAGTCTGGGCGCAGACGCGGCAGCAGGGTCAGCCCACGGCAGGCGACGATACCATCGACGCGGACATGATTCTCGTTGGCCAAGCCGAGACGATGGGCGTTCCATTCACCATCGCGACCACAAACGTCGGTCATCTTTCGCGGTTCGTGGCCGCGGACCTGTGGCAAAACATTGTGCCCTAG
- a CDS encoding site-specific DNA-methyltransferase, which translates to MTTREPATIASYPWGDLPAYLTDMEETMAKDFYRTEYGRAVLTRAKDYLPCLPDASVDLIMTSPPFALLRQKAYGNLDQAEYIDWLVSFGPQIRRVLKDTGSFVLDLGGAYQRAFAKDNGGALPSNLLQYPNTESNSLHIRLCKARGIEPHPARFPKALPEFFIKLLTQPGDLVLDLFAGSNTTGEAAESLGRRWLALSAIATT; encoded by the coding sequence GTGACGACCCGAGAGCCGGCCACGATCGCGAGCTATCCTTGGGGCGACTTGCCTGCTTACTTGACCGACATGGAAGAAACGATGGCGAAGGATTTCTACCGCACTGAATACGGCCGCGCGGTTCTCACACGGGCAAAAGATTATCTGCCCTGCCTGCCGGACGCCTCGGTCGATCTGATCATGACGTCGCCGCCCTTCGCCCTGCTGCGGCAAAAGGCGTATGGCAATCTCGACCAGGCGGAGTACATCGATTGGCTGGTCTCGTTCGGCCCGCAAATCCGCCGCGTGCTGAAGGACACGGGCAGCTTCGTGCTCGACTTGGGCGGCGCTTACCAGCGTGCCTTCGCCAAAGACAACGGCGGCGCGCTCCCCTCGAACCTGCTTCAATACCCCAACACCGAAAGCAACTCGCTGCACATTCGGCTCTGCAAAGCGCGCGGCATCGAGCCGCATCCCGCGCGTTTCCCGAAGGCCTTGCCCGAATTCTTCATCAAGCTGCTCACGCAGCCGGGCGACCTGGTGCTCGACCTGTTTGCCGGCTCGAACACGACGGGCGAGGCGGCCGAATCGCTCGGCCGCCGCTGGCTGGCCTTGAGTGCAATCGCGACTACCTGA